The following are encoded together in the Bacillus sp. V2I10 genome:
- a CDS encoding dicarboxylate/amino acid:cation symporter yields MKLATKIIIGLILGAIVGLILNITAPDLFKQLDTFLFTPLGKIFLNLINMLVVPIVFFSITLGVAGLGDPKKLGRIGVKTVTYFLVTTAVAIVIGLILGLTIQPGNVGEFDTKSAEYKAEEAPSVAETFLNMIPTNPVKAFADGNMLQIIIFSIFVGLGITFLGKKANTLFKVVEQGNDLMMYLVNLVMKFAPYGTFGLIATAVGSQGLDALKAMGLYMGVVMLALVIHAIVTYGSSILFLAKQSPIWFFKNFAPAMAVAFSTSSSNATLPVSMETAQKRLKVPEPISSFVQPLGATINMDGTAIMQGVATIFIAQVYNIDLSFTQLLTVVLTAVLASIGTAGVPGVGLIMLAMVLNSVGLPVAGIALIIGIDRLLDMARTAVNITGDAACAVIVAETEKKYGDLKIPEMEEKMS; encoded by the coding sequence ATGAAACTAGCAACGAAAATCATCATTGGTCTTATTCTGGGGGCCATTGTCGGTCTCATTCTTAATATCACGGCTCCGGATTTATTTAAACAGTTAGACACGTTCCTATTTACCCCGCTTGGAAAAATCTTTCTAAACTTAATCAATATGCTCGTTGTACCAATAGTCTTCTTTTCTATTACTCTGGGAGTTGCTGGGTTAGGAGATCCAAAGAAATTAGGAAGAATAGGTGTTAAAACGGTCACCTACTTTTTAGTAACAACAGCAGTAGCCATTGTTATAGGCTTAATCCTTGGACTGACAATTCAGCCCGGCAATGTGGGTGAATTCGATACAAAGTCCGCTGAATATAAAGCTGAAGAAGCTCCATCTGTTGCAGAAACATTCTTAAATATGATTCCAACGAATCCTGTTAAAGCATTTGCCGATGGTAATATGCTGCAAATTATTATTTTCTCAATTTTTGTTGGCCTTGGCATCACGTTTCTTGGAAAGAAAGCAAATACTTTATTTAAAGTAGTTGAGCAAGGCAATGATTTAATGATGTATTTAGTAAATCTAGTGATGAAATTCGCTCCATACGGTACTTTCGGTCTTATCGCTACTGCCGTAGGCAGTCAAGGTTTAGACGCCCTTAAAGCAATGGGACTCTACATGGGAGTTGTAATGCTTGCACTTGTGATTCATGCTATTGTCACCTATGGTTCATCCATTCTTTTTCTGGCAAAGCAAAGCCCGATCTGGTTCTTTAAAAATTTCGCTCCTGCCATGGCAGTAGCTTTCAGTACATCAAGCAGTAATGCGACACTTCCTGTATCTATGGAAACAGCACAAAAGCGTCTGAAGGTTCCAGAGCCGATCTCAAGTTTCGTTCAGCCGCTCGGCGCAACCATTAATATGGATGGAACGGCCATTATGCAGGGTGTAGCAACAATCTTTATCGCTCAAGTTTACAATATTGATCTTTCTTTCACTCAGTTGCTGACAGTAGTACTTACAGCTGTTCTCGCTTCAATTGGAACAGCCGGTGTGCCAGGAGTTGGACTTATCATGCTTGCGATGGTTTTAAACTCAGTAGGCCTTCCTGTAGCAGGCATCGCCTTGATCATCGGTATAGACCGTCTGCTGGATATGGCTCGTACAGCAGTTAACATCACAGGAGATGCGGCATGTGCAGTGATTGTAGCAGAAACAGAAAAGAAATATGGAGACTTGAAAATTCCTGAAATGGAAGAAAAAATGTCATAA
- a CDS encoding cell wall metabolism sensor histidine kinase WalK has protein sequence MNKLAIKIGLLFFTIILVVETCLFLFLYQNLVNTRVNEEVSALQARGNSHRDVLLKHNDETTMQHVVLMESEADTDVVLTNAEGEVMHSSNEIHPFMQKVINNHKVENDEEPANWKASPFIWTVSPVRINDETIGFVYMFKGTDSIQLMISRLNDHFIFIGTLSVILTIIAVVFLSKIVTKPLLSMKQATERLSEGDFTVNLHMQRNDELGELGVSIQKLANDLSHLKKERNEFLASIAHELRTPLTYIKGYADVAKRPDLARTDQVNYLSIISEQTEYLSKLVKDLFELAKLDQHSFQVEKERIDLCSFIKKTVAKVNPILIKENRKVNFLFPDYSVHHMIDPARFEQVLLNIMDNAIHFSEKGTSITIRVLEQGGIIKVVISDEGIGVPEEDLPYLFDRLYRVDKSRSRHSGGTGLGLAIVKEIVEALGGTVRAKSTFGTGTAIIIVFRKD, from the coding sequence ATGAATAAGCTTGCTATAAAAATTGGGCTATTATTTTTTACGATCATTCTTGTAGTAGAAACCTGTCTCTTTTTATTTTTATATCAGAATCTAGTCAATACGAGAGTAAATGAAGAAGTTTCTGCTCTACAGGCAAGAGGCAACAGCCACCGTGATGTTCTTCTGAAGCATAATGATGAAACAACGATGCAGCATGTTGTTTTAATGGAATCTGAAGCAGATACGGATGTTGTGCTGACAAATGCAGAAGGAGAAGTGATGCATTCTTCAAATGAGATTCATCCATTCATGCAGAAAGTAATCAACAATCATAAAGTGGAAAATGATGAAGAGCCTGCGAACTGGAAAGCCAGTCCTTTCATTTGGACAGTAAGCCCGGTCCGTATAAACGATGAAACAATAGGCTTTGTCTATATGTTTAAGGGAACAGATTCCATTCAATTGATGATTTCCAGATTAAATGACCACTTTATCTTTATTGGTACATTGTCTGTTATTCTTACTATCATTGCGGTTGTTTTTTTGTCAAAGATTGTGACAAAACCGCTGCTCTCCATGAAGCAGGCGACTGAACGCCTTAGTGAGGGGGATTTTACAGTTAACTTACATATGCAAAGAAATGATGAACTTGGCGAGCTAGGAGTTTCTATCCAAAAACTGGCGAATGATTTATCGCATCTAAAGAAGGAAAGAAATGAATTCCTGGCAAGTATCGCCCATGAATTGCGTACCCCCCTTACGTATATCAAGGGGTATGCAGATGTTGCTAAGAGGCCTGATCTGGCAAGAACTGACCAGGTGAACTATCTATCTATTATAAGTGAACAAACAGAGTACTTATCGAAGCTTGTAAAGGATTTATTTGAGCTTGCAAAGCTTGATCAGCATTCTTTTCAGGTTGAAAAAGAGCGGATCGATCTTTGCTCCTTTATTAAAAAAACAGTAGCGAAAGTAAATCCCATCTTAATCAAAGAAAATAGGAAAGTGAATTTTCTTTTTCCGGATTATTCTGTTCATCATATGATAGATCCTGCAAGGTTCGAACAGGTGCTGCTCAACATCATGGACAATGCCATCCATTTTTCTGAAAAAGGGACTTCCATTACAATCAGGGTTCTTGAACAAGGCGGGATCATTAAAGTTGTCATTTCAGATGAAGGAATAGGTGTTCCTGAAGAAGATCTTCCATATCTGTTTGACAGACTTTACCGCGTTGATAAATCAAGGTCCCGCCATAGCGGAGGAACAGGTCTTGGCCTTGCGATCGTAAAAGAAATTGTGGAGGCTCTTGGCGGCACAGTCCGGGCAAAAAGTACATTTGGAACAGGAACGGCCATTATCATTGTCTTTAGAAAGGATTAA
- a CDS encoding response regulator transcription factor has translation MKKILLVDDEELMLDLLALYLAPAGYLCIKSSSGQHAIDIVQKEEPDLMILDLMMPEMNGFEVCKEIRSFSDIPIIMVTASGQKEDIVKGLQTGADDYITKPFNETELLARIEAILRRVKNNQAIEYRGLKWDDRSQEASYKDEPILLTPKEFQLAGIFLKNRNRVFNREHLIQTIWGYDAGTEDRTVDSHVRHLREKLRKTGFPIDDHLQTVWGAGYKWKDEKNN, from the coding sequence ATGAAAAAGATTTTGCTTGTAGATGATGAGGAACTGATGCTGGATTTGCTTGCCCTCTATCTTGCACCTGCAGGGTATTTGTGCATAAAATCCTCATCAGGACAACACGCTATTGATATTGTTCAAAAAGAAGAACCTGACCTTATGATTCTTGATCTTATGATGCCTGAAATGAATGGTTTTGAAGTGTGTAAAGAAATCAGAAGCTTTTCAGATATTCCGATTATAATGGTGACTGCGAGCGGCCAAAAAGAGGACATTGTAAAAGGACTGCAGACAGGGGCGGATGATTATATAACAAAGCCTTTTAATGAAACGGAATTATTGGCAAGAATAGAAGCGATATTAAGAAGAGTCAAAAATAATCAAGCCATAGAATACAGGGGTCTTAAATGGGATGATCGAAGCCAGGAAGCGAGCTATAAAGATGAGCCTATCCTTTTAACTCCAAAAGAATTTCAGCTTGCCGGCATCTTTTTAAAGAACCGAAACAGAGTATTTAATCGTGAGCATTTAATTCAGACTATTTGGGGTTATGATGCAGGTACGGAGGACCGGACGGTAGATTCCCACGTGCGTCATCTTAGAGAAAAGCTGAGAAAAACGGGATTTCCAATTGATGATCACCTTCAAACCGTTTGGGGAGCAGGGTACAAGTGGAAAGATGAAAAAAATAATTAA
- a CDS encoding TrkA family potassium uptake protein gives MKKQFAVFGLGRFGGSLVKEFHELGIEVLAVDKDDEKVQYYSQYATLAVQANAIDEATLKQLGVRNVDHAFVSFGDDIEASILTSLLLKEMEIPQVWAKAQNDYHQKVLDKIGVNKVIHPERDMAKRIAHHIISEKMIDYIELSKEYSMVELIASAKIHRKTLIDLDIRARYGCNIVGIQRDEEMIVSPPAEESIKSGDILLVIGRNKDISRFEEEGM, from the coding sequence TTGAAAAAGCAATTTGCTGTATTTGGTCTTGGGCGTTTTGGAGGAAGTCTTGTAAAAGAATTTCATGAGTTGGGGATTGAAGTTTTAGCGGTCGATAAAGATGATGAAAAGGTTCAATATTATTCTCAATATGCAACACTTGCTGTGCAGGCAAATGCGATAGATGAAGCGACACTGAAACAGCTTGGCGTCCGCAATGTAGACCACGCGTTTGTTTCATTCGGAGATGATATAGAAGCAAGTATCTTAACCTCTCTGCTGCTGAAAGAAATGGAGATTCCGCAAGTATGGGCAAAAGCTCAAAATGACTACCATCAGAAGGTTTTAGACAAAATAGGTGTAAATAAAGTCATTCATCCTGAACGTGACATGGCAAAGCGGATTGCCCATCATATTATTTCAGAAAAAATGATTGATTATATTGAGCTTTCAAAGGAATACAGCATGGTAGAGCTGATTGCTTCAGCAAAAATACATCGTAAAACATTGATTGATTTAGATATTAGAGCAAGATATGGATGTAATATTGTCGGGATTCAGCGGGATGAAGAGATGATTGTTTCGCCTCCTGCCGAAGAATCTATCAAATCAGGTGATATTTTGCTTGTGATTGGACGAAATAAGGACATCAGCCGTTTCGAGGAGGAGGGGATGTAG
- a CDS encoding TrkH family potassium uptake protein: protein MIRFNPSQLLVIVFAAGIILGAVLLKLPIATHDSIRWLDALFISASAMTVTGLATVDPGSTFTTFGQTIIAILIQLGGLGIMSFAILTYMVLGKKIGIKERLVMQQALNQTSIGGVVNLVKYLFLFSIMIEFIAMVFLSFRWVPEFGWSKGLFFSFFHAISAFNNAGFSLWPDNIIRYVNDPLVNIVISCLFIIGGIGFTVLLDVWKKRKFSKFSLHTRIMLVGTLVINVIAMLFIFFVEYSNPETLGELSSGGKLLASYFQAVSPRTAGFNTLDMASLDEATLFLMIILMFIGGGSASTAGGIKLTTAIIIVLATITFLRGKEDITIGRRSIHSRYILKALAIAMFSLMFVIIAIFVLTISEKATFMEILFETVSAFGTVGLSMGITGNLTDLGKEVIIVIMFIGKVGPLTLLFTLTKPQKQKIKYPNEDILTG, encoded by the coding sequence ATGATTCGCTTTAATCCTTCTCAGCTGCTTGTCATCGTATTTGCAGCTGGAATTATTCTTGGAGCAGTGCTTTTAAAACTGCCGATTGCGACTCATGATTCCATCAGATGGCTTGATGCGCTATTTATATCTGCCTCTGCCATGACCGTTACAGGTCTTGCAACCGTTGATCCCGGGAGCACCTTTACGACATTCGGTCAAACGATTATCGCTATCCTCATTCAGCTTGGCGGACTTGGAATCATGTCATTTGCCATTCTGACTTATATGGTTTTGGGAAAGAAGATAGGCATTAAAGAAAGGCTTGTGATGCAGCAAGCACTTAATCAGACTTCGATTGGCGGAGTTGTAAATCTTGTTAAATACTTATTTTTATTCTCCATCATGATTGAATTCATCGCCATGGTTTTTTTATCCTTTCGATGGGTGCCGGAGTTCGGCTGGTCAAAAGGGCTGTTCTTCAGCTTTTTTCATGCCATTTCAGCTTTTAACAATGCCGGATTTTCCCTATGGCCAGATAATATAATACGGTATGTGAATGACCCTTTGGTTAATATTGTGATTTCTTGTTTATTTATTATTGGAGGTATCGGCTTTACTGTGCTCCTTGATGTATGGAAAAAAAGAAAGTTCAGCAAATTTTCCCTGCATACGAGGATCATGCTTGTCGGCACTCTTGTAATCAATGTTATTGCCATGTTGTTCATCTTTTTTGTAGAATACTCAAACCCTGAAACTCTCGGAGAGCTTTCATCAGGCGGAAAATTGCTTGCCTCCTATTTTCAGGCGGTATCACCAAGAACAGCAGGTTTTAACACATTGGATATGGCAAGCCTTGATGAGGCCACACTATTCCTCATGATTATTCTGATGTTTATCGGCGGGGGAAGTGCTTCAACTGCTGGCGGAATTAAGCTTACTACAGCAATTATTATCGTGCTCGCTACTATAACCTTTTTACGCGGAAAAGAAGATATTACGATTGGAAGAAGAAGCATTCATTCACGCTATATCCTAAAAGCGCTGGCGATTGCAATGTTCAGTTTAATGTTTGTTATAATAGCGATTTTTGTTTTGACCATTTCTGAAAAAGCAACATTTATGGAAATCCTGTTTGAAACCGTTTCAGCCTTCGGCACAGTAGGTTTATCGATGGGGATTACAGGAAACCTGACGGATCTAGGAAAAGAAGTCATTATCGTGATCATGTTTATTGGAAAAGTAGGGCCGCTTACGCTTTTATTTACACTGACTAAACCCCAAAAACAAAAAATTAAATATCCTAATGAAGACATATTAACAGGATGA
- a CDS encoding ZIP family metal transporter, translating into MLQAAIWGAFAGSSILLGALLGIYKEIPRKVLGFIMSFGTGVLIGAASFELLRKSVDGGGMLAASGGFIFGSSTFTVCELLITKKGGSDRKRSKQNPENHSGVSIFIGTVIDAIPESVIIGVSLLQENTVSFLMVTAVFISNFPEGLSSSVGLRKDGYSKKKILFMWLIVLLLSSLSSFLGFSLLQNADTAVIAFIGAFAAGGIIAMVASTMMPEAFEEGGPIVGLIASLGVLASLILSNL; encoded by the coding sequence ATGCTGCAGGCTGCGATTTGGGGAGCTTTTGCTGGTTCCTCTATTTTATTGGGTGCTTTGCTTGGCATCTATAAGGAGATACCGCGCAAGGTTTTAGGTTTTATTATGTCATTTGGAACGGGTGTCCTGATCGGGGCAGCTTCGTTTGAACTGCTTAGGAAATCAGTGGATGGCGGAGGAATGCTGGCAGCATCGGGCGGATTCATTTTTGGATCTTCAACATTTACAGTGTGTGAATTGCTGATTACAAAAAAGGGCGGAAGCGACAGAAAACGCTCAAAGCAAAACCCGGAAAATCACTCAGGAGTATCCATTTTTATCGGAACTGTCATTGATGCTATTCCTGAGTCGGTTATTATCGGCGTCAGCCTGCTTCAGGAGAATACAGTCAGCTTCTTAATGGTGACAGCTGTTTTCATCAGCAATTTTCCGGAGGGTCTTTCAAGCTCTGTAGGATTGCGTAAAGATGGCTATTCCAAAAAAAAGATTCTTTTCATGTGGCTGATCGTTTTACTTCTTTCTTCCCTCAGCTCATTTCTCGGCTTCTCGCTGCTGCAAAATGCAGACACTGCAGTGATTGCATTTATTGGAGCCTTTGCAGCGGGCGGCATCATTGCAATGGTGGCCTCGACGATGATGCCCGAAGCATTCGAAGAAGGGGGCCCAATCGTAGGTTTGATTGCTTCCTTAGGTGTACTTGCTTCGTTAATCCTCTCAAATCTATAA
- a CDS encoding ABC transporter substrate-binding protein → MQATYQKAWLSLIAIVLSAVLLAACGNNEKDKTADDTGSKDKESEAYTVEHAMGTTEVKKKPEKVVILTNEGTEALLALGVKPVGAVKSWLGDPWYDHISDEMTDVEVVGDESALNVEAIAALKPDLIIGNKMRQEDQYEKLSQIAPTVFAETLRGDWKENFSFYAKALDREEEGKKVLADYDARIADIKAKAGDKLDQEISVVRFMAGTTRIYYKDTFSGVILEELGFARPANLEKLFSDNPDDLFVREVTKELIPEMDGDYLFYFTYAPAETKADAEKQAEEFTNDPLWKNLDAVKAGKAYQVDDAIWNTAGGVKAANLMLDELEKIVLEK, encoded by the coding sequence ATGCAAGCTACATATCAAAAAGCATGGCTGTCACTTATTGCAATCGTTTTATCAGCAGTACTTCTAGCAGCATGCGGAAACAACGAGAAAGATAAAACGGCTGATGATACTGGCAGCAAAGATAAAGAAAGCGAAGCATATACTGTTGAGCATGCAATGGGCACAACTGAAGTTAAGAAAAAACCTGAAAAGGTTGTTATTTTAACAAATGAAGGAACAGAAGCTCTTTTAGCTTTAGGCGTAAAACCTGTTGGAGCTGTTAAATCCTGGTTAGGCGATCCTTGGTATGATCACATTTCAGATGAAATGACAGACGTTGAAGTTGTTGGTGATGAGAGTGCACTTAATGTAGAAGCAATTGCTGCATTAAAGCCTGACTTAATTATCGGAAACAAAATGCGTCAGGAAGACCAATATGAAAAATTAAGCCAAATCGCTCCTACTGTTTTTGCTGAAACCCTTAGAGGCGACTGGAAGGAAAATTTCAGCTTCTACGCTAAAGCATTAGACCGTGAAGAAGAAGGCAAAAAGGTACTTGCTGACTATGATGCCCGCATTGCGGATATTAAAGCAAAAGCCGGCGATAAACTAGATCAAGAAATTTCAGTCGTTCGTTTCATGGCTGGAACAACTCGCATTTATTATAAAGACACATTCTCTGGTGTCATCCTTGAAGAGTTAGGATTTGCACGTCCTGCAAACCTTGAAAAATTATTCTCAGACAATCCGGACGACTTATTCGTTCGCGAAGTAACAAAAGAATTAATTCCAGAGATGGATGGAGATTATTTATTCTACTTCACTTATGCTCCTGCTGAAACAAAAGCGGATGCTGAAAAACAGGCAGAAGAATTTACAAATGATCCGCTTTGGAAAAATCTTGATGCAGTAAAAGCAGGCAAAGCCTACCAAGTTGATGATGCGATCTGGAACACGGCAGGCGGTGTAAAAGCTGCTAACTTAATGCTCGACGAACTTGAGAAAATCGTTCTCGAGAAATAA
- a CDS encoding iron ABC transporter permease — protein MLLQTNLVKIAGLITGFILLLVSICASVVLGYTQTSWETAINALTNFNGSDEHLIIQTVRLPRAATAVVVGASLAVAGALMQALTKNPLASPGVFGINAGAGFFVVIAVSMFGVSSLQAFTWISFLGAAAAAFTVYFAGSFGREGLTPMKLTLAGAAMAALFSSLTQGFLVSNEAALDQVLFWLAGSVQGRKLELLYSVLPYIGVAFVICVFLASKVNLLMMGEDVAKGLGQKTGTVKLMTAAVIILLAGGAVAIAGPVGFVGIVIPHIARYFVGNDHRWILPYCAVLGGVLLVTADIGARFVAMPEEVPVGVMTALVGTPFFIYIARRGFQK, from the coding sequence ATGTTATTACAGACTAATTTAGTGAAAATAGCTGGACTTATCACTGGTTTTATTTTGCTTTTAGTGAGTATTTGTGCAAGTGTCGTGCTTGGCTATACACAAACCTCGTGGGAAACAGCCATTAATGCGCTTACAAATTTTAATGGTTCTGACGAACATTTAATTATTCAAACAGTAAGGCTTCCGAGAGCAGCAACAGCTGTTGTTGTTGGAGCCAGCCTTGCTGTTGCAGGGGCACTGATGCAGGCTCTTACTAAAAATCCGCTGGCATCTCCGGGCGTATTCGGGATTAATGCAGGAGCGGGATTCTTTGTTGTGATTGCCGTATCCATGTTTGGCGTCAGCTCTTTGCAGGCCTTCACTTGGATTTCCTTTTTAGGAGCGGCAGCAGCTGCTTTCACTGTTTATTTTGCAGGTTCTTTTGGGAGAGAAGGATTAACACCAATGAAGCTTACATTGGCCGGAGCAGCGATGGCTGCTTTGTTTTCCTCGCTGACTCAAGGATTTCTTGTGAGTAACGAAGCTGCATTGGATCAAGTATTATTTTGGCTTGCCGGCTCTGTTCAGGGAAGGAAGCTTGAGCTTCTCTATAGCGTGCTTCCTTATATTGGAGTTGCTTTTGTTATCTGTGTCTTTCTTGCATCCAAGGTCAACCTGCTGATGATGGGTGAAGATGTCGCAAAAGGGCTCGGCCAGAAAACAGGCACCGTCAAATTAATGACGGCTGCTGTTATTATTCTGCTTGCAGGAGGAGCAGTTGCGATTGCAGGTCCTGTTGGATTTGTAGGGATTGTCATTCCGCATATTGCCCGTTACTTTGTCGGGAATGATCACCGCTGGATTCTTCCTTATTGTGCAGTACTCGGAGGAGTGCTTTTAGTGACGGCTGACATTGGGGCCAGGTTCGTCGCGATGCCTGAAGAAGTGCCGGTAGGAGTGATGACGGCTCTTGTCGGAACACCATTTTTCATCTACATCGCGCGCAGGGGGTTCCAGAAATAA
- a CDS encoding ABC transporter ATP-binding protein codes for MTAIKTKALTLSYGETTIINELDLEIPKGEITVFIGSNGCGKSTLLRSIARLLKPEKGAVLLEGEAIAKLPTKEVAKKLAILPQGPAAPEGLTVLQLVKQGRYPYQNWLKQWTEKDEKAVMSALDATGMLEFAERPVDSLSGGQRQRAWIAMTLAQDTDIILLDEPTTYLDMTHQIEILDLLFELNEKEQRTIVMVLHDLNLACRYAHHIVAIKDKQIYAEGRPEHVINCNLVKDVFQMNCEVTMDPLFGTPLCIPHGRGRCIIKEAAI; via the coding sequence ATGACAGCTATTAAAACAAAGGCGCTCACATTGTCTTATGGAGAAACAACCATTATTAATGAGCTCGATTTAGAGATTCCAAAAGGCGAAATCACTGTATTCATAGGCAGCAATGGCTGCGGAAAATCAACGCTTCTGCGTTCAATTGCACGGCTTTTAAAGCCTGAAAAAGGCGCAGTTCTTTTAGAAGGAGAAGCCATTGCGAAGCTTCCCACAAAGGAAGTGGCAAAGAAACTTGCCATTTTGCCTCAAGGTCCTGCTGCACCGGAAGGCCTGACGGTTCTTCAGCTCGTCAAACAAGGCCGTTATCCTTATCAAAATTGGCTCAAACAATGGACGGAAAAAGATGAGAAGGCAGTTATGAGCGCATTAGATGCTACAGGAATGCTGGAATTTGCTGAAAGACCGGTTGATTCCTTGTCAGGCGGACAGCGTCAGCGTGCCTGGATTGCCATGACTCTAGCTCAGGATACGGATATTATTTTACTTGATGAACCAACGACTTATTTAGATATGACTCATCAAATCGAAATTCTGGATCTGTTATTTGAGCTGAATGAAAAAGAACAGCGTACGATTGTTATGGTTCTTCATGACCTTAATTTAGCCTGCAGGTATGCTCACCATATTGTCGCTATTAAGGATAAGCAAATCTATGCGGAAGGCAGACCGGAACATGTTATTAATTGCAATCTGGTGAAGGATGTTTTTCAAATGAACTGCGAAGTTACAATGGATCCGCTATTTGGAACTCCTCTGTGCATTCCGCATGGAAGAGGCCGGTGCATTATTAAAGAGGCGGCTATTTAA
- a CDS encoding (2Fe-2S)-binding protein codes for MNHFSKEELEHLSRFRLSLGRSESAISIEAANLLESDFLSSYLIKIQPRIHSDRLNVTGSMLVKRYAFLAAMALFSMTVFGKKMNTDPLNLTLETDDLDPLWLPSFYFHSLECVSAGESRDAWRDEILRELFRNHLSKIVTIVSEKARISKLILWENIFLYVVWMYNTLLANIPEYVTIEQIQADYMYVVKEADGELFGEGMKNPFLPFYREQGQVTRQTCCLYYLTSEKRDRCSTCPKHCLT; via the coding sequence ATGAACCATTTTTCAAAAGAAGAGCTCGAGCATTTATCGAGATTCAGGCTGAGTTTAGGTCGAAGTGAATCAGCAATATCGATAGAAGCGGCAAACTTGCTGGAATCTGATTTTCTCTCAAGTTACTTAATTAAGATCCAGCCAAGAATTCATTCAGACAGATTGAATGTTACAGGGTCTATGCTTGTTAAACGTTACGCCTTTCTTGCAGCTATGGCTCTTTTTTCCATGACTGTTTTTGGGAAAAAGATGAATACTGACCCTTTAAATTTAACACTTGAGACTGATGATTTGGATCCTTTATGGCTCCCTTCTTTTTACTTTCATTCTTTGGAGTGTGTTTCTGCTGGAGAAAGCAGAGATGCGTGGAGAGACGAAATTCTGAGAGAGTTATTTCGGAATCACTTAAGTAAAATTGTGACTATCGTGTCAGAGAAAGCTAGAATTTCTAAACTGATCCTTTGGGAGAATATCTTCCTTTACGTTGTATGGATGTATAACACGCTGCTTGCAAACATACCTGAGTATGTTACGATAGAGCAAATACAAGCGGATTATATGTATGTAGTGAAAGAAGCAGACGGAGAACTTTTCGGAGAAGGAATGAAAAACCCTTTCTTGCCTTTCTATAGAGAACAAGGGCAAGTAACGAGACAAACATGCTGTCTTTACTATCTGACTTCTGAGAAAAGAGATCGCTGCAGTACTTGTCCGAAGCATTGTTTAACTTAA
- a CDS encoding YusU family protein produces MQENLKEPLNGLIEKYTELLLGEATPELQEKVKSWVIYSHIAKSMPPLAKHWNETYPAEKEKVKQLISEIKQLNEQHRAKSQTNNNES; encoded by the coding sequence TTGCAGGAAAATCTTAAAGAACCGCTGAATGGCCTGATTGAAAAATACACTGAATTGCTTCTTGGAGAGGCGACGCCTGAGCTTCAGGAAAAAGTGAAAAGCTGGGTGATTTATTCACACATTGCCAAGTCCATGCCGCCGCTTGCGAAGCATTGGAATGAAACGTATCCGGCAGAGAAAGAAAAGGTCAAACAGCTTATTTCTGAAATTAAGCAGCTGAATGAACAGCATCGAGCAAAATCACAGACAAATAATAATGAATCATAA
- a CDS encoding GNAT family N-acetyltransferase gives MCQSIAMIRPIETKDLIHLWKIKYKDEHPEWKNWDAPYFEHKNLTLTDFLSQKDSIVNQEDYWAIVAGKKIIGTVSYYWEHEPSLWLEMGIGIYDPSYWNDGHGTKAFRLWIDHLFETLPIVRVGYTTWSGNIRMIKVGEKLGMTVEGRMRKCRVVNGEYYDSIRIGLLREEWEERSAKR, from the coding sequence ATGTGTCAGTCAATAGCAATGATCCGTCCAATTGAAACGAAGGATCTTATTCATTTATGGAAGATCAAGTATAAAGACGAGCATCCTGAGTGGAAGAATTGGGATGCACCTTATTTTGAACATAAGAATCTTACTCTGACAGACTTCCTTTCACAGAAAGACAGTATCGTAAATCAAGAAGATTACTGGGCGATCGTTGCAGGTAAAAAAATCATCGGGACAGTAAGCTATTATTGGGAACACGAGCCTTCACTATGGCTTGAAATGGGGATAGGCATTTATGATCCTTCTTATTGGAACGATGGACATGGAACGAAAGCCTTCCGTTTATGGATAGATCACCTATTTGAGACATTGCCCATTGTAAGAGTCGGCTATACAACATGGTCTGGAAATATAAGAATGATCAAAGTGGGAGAAAAGCTCGGCATGACAGTAGAGGGACGCATGAGAAAATGCAGAGTGGTAAATGGAGAATACTACGATTCCATCAGAATCGGTTTATTGCGGGAAGAGTGGGAAGAACGATCTGCAAAAAGGTAA